In the Aeromicrobium fastidiosum genome, TTGCCGTCGGTGTAGCCGCCGAAGGGCATGTCGTTGCCGACGTGGATGACGCCCGTCTCGCCCTGCGGCAGCTCGCGCCCCTCGGGGTCGAGGATCTTGACGGTCGTCCGGAACGGCGGCACGCCGGCGGTGCCGGGTGCCTCGCGCAGGTCCTTCGGGCTCGCGATCGTGACCCAGCCGGTCTCTGTCGCGCCGTAGAAGTTGTAGACCGAGTCGGTGAACAGGTCCATGTAGTGGTTGGCCAGCTCGCCGGCCAGCGCCGAACCACTGCTCGCCGTGATGCGCAACGACGAGACGTCGGTCTTCTCGACGACCGCGGGATCGGCGTCGACCATCCGCTGCATCATGAGCGGGACGACGACCAGCACCTCGGCGCGGTAGGTCTCGATGTCGCGCAGCACCTGGGCCGGGTCGAACTTGCGACGCAGGACGTACGTCGGCGCTGTCGACAGCCCGAAGCCGAAGTTGATCAGGCCCCATGAGTGGAACAGCGGCGACGCCAGGACGACCGTCGAGTTGCCGCGGTACGGAATGGCGCCGAAGAAGGCGATGAGCGGCTTGAGGTCCTTCGGCTCCTCGCGCCGGGCACCCTTGGGCAGGCCGGTGGTGCCGGACGTGAAGATGATGATCTGGCCGTGTCGCTCCGGCTTGGGGTGGGCCCGCGTCGACAGACCCTCCGAGAGGCTCGACACCGATGGCAGGTCGTCGGGGGCGTCGGCATCGGCCCACGCCAGGACGACGAGCGACCGGTCGACGTCCTGCGCGACGTCGAGGAACTCCTGGTCGACGATCACGAGGCTCGCGTCCTCGCGCTGGGCGAGCTCGCCGAGCTGGGAGCGGCTGGCCATCGTGTTGAGCAGCAGCACGCGACCGCCGAGCTGCATGATCGCGACGATGGCGATGATCATGTAGCGGTGGTTGCGCGACAGCACGGCGATCGAGTCGCCGGCCTCGACGCCGCGGTCCTTCAGCGCCTGGGT is a window encoding:
- a CDS encoding AMP-binding protein, whose product is MSDLTYSLKVFKQIGLLKPVAPHRLLGAGVQLAKWGPGLPSGVNAAAKRFPHQLAIIDDAGEITWSGLAGEINQMTQALKDRGVEAGDSIAVLSRNHRYMIIAIVAIMQLGGRVLLLNTMASRSQLGELAQREDASLVIVDQEFLDVAQDVDRSLVVLAWADADAPDDLPSVSSLSEGLSTRAHPKPERHGQIIIFTSGTTGLPKGARREEPKDLKPLIAFFGAIPYRGNSTVVLASPLFHSWGLINFGFGLSTAPTYVLRRKFDPAQVLRDIETYRAEVLVVVPLMMQRMVDADPAVVEKTDVSSLRITASSGSALAGELANHYMDLFTDSVYNFYGATETGWVTIASPKDLREAPGTAGVPPFRTTVKILDPEGRELPQGETGVIHVGNDMPFGGYTDGNTKAFADGLMNTGDLGHFDEDGRLFVSGRDDDMIISGGENVFPRELEDALIDHPDISDVVVTGIADQKFGQVLAAYVVLKPGVSLTEDEVKQYAKTHVARFAVPGRLMFLDELPRNPTGKVMKRELPEFE